The Pyrenophora tritici-repentis strain M4 chromosome 10, whole genome shotgun sequence genome contains a region encoding:
- a CDS encoding Polyketide synthase module protein gives MSFLKPTQAASVAIFCPQSKAPDEAYLDQLRTFFVNHSQLRKLADAVQRLDETWNILAARRPDIAALHQGPKYLRALHNWVETGASKPVANAMSGILSLPLLVVIQTCQYFQYLRLAGLTHAEFLHGLKTGGAQGYCGGLLPAIAVACAKDEEEVVSMAGIAMRIALAVGAYGELGDDENLPGPTTIVLRLRHEGQGEDIARKFAGAYVSAVTDPKTISIVGPVPTLEKVTAYARELGLQAQGMHLRGKVHNPENAELARELCELCDGLESLTLPGCEDLQVPVYSNINGRQLQDCSLTHEAVLTILASRCEWWTLLNELASALKSTGVQAHTFAMFGIGDCVPLMPFHQARLKVSKIDIHRTIREAELREYTFPEDAIAIVGAACRLPGANNLEELWDLMAGGVSKAEEIRPDRIPLHASFRASQDQKFTSRRKFFGNFVDGVDGFDHTFFRTNPKEAAYMDPQQRILLELAYQAMDSSGYLRTHKRDNGDNIGCFIGASFNEYLDNTSAHAPTAYTSTGTIRAFLCGKISYYFGWSGPAEVIDTACSASLVAINRACRAIMSGECSMALAGGVNIMSGINNYMDLGKAGFLSPTGQCKPFDKNADGYCRADGAGLVVLKSLRHARADGDHILGVIPGVATNQGGLSASITVPHSPAQMTLYRRILKQAGMKAEQVSYVECHGTGTQAGDPLEIASVREVFCSGDRQGNLNVGSLKGNIGHCETAAGVASLLKVLAMLQKQRIPPLASFKSLNPKIPALAPDKMAVAKQVEDWDAPLRAACVNSYGAAGSNSALLCVEMKRGILGPLADGASTAKASAWPIVISAANKDSLSRYCHALDDHLGKTPNLSLGDLSFTLAERKQRHRFQLVATVSDLSSLRRVLTSRQLEASMIDVVNTTRPVVLAFGGQSKQTVGLDRGLYESSPRLRAYMQECNSILVDMGYSSILPAVFSSEPLADVVVLQTATFAVQYASAKCWTDAGVRVGAVIGHSFGELTALAFSGALSLRSGLKIVAARAKLMATKWGQERGTMLAIHAGRDVVEQVIRKVGGSELEVACYNAVASQVVVGSAAAVERAETLLASDAQFASVRSQRVDVSHGFHSKFTEPLLDELSTVAASLAFSEPKMALEMCVSDEKAKQSIGPSRIAQHTREPVYFVDAIRRIEARLGPRCVWLEAGTDAPIIPMVKRAVSQPAEHIFLGMRFAGAKDAAQVLPDVTTSLWREGLDVSFWPSLGGPAESGLSHVYLPPYEFVRTSAWVVNVDRALEARANTDAKATVQPDPPRSLLVTQQQPGSLTFTVNIDTKRFGDIVSGHAVRGRPLCPASMYMECAVMALQCHLGSRFDKACALSFENLTFEHPLGVDLSRHVEVVLSEAGQSGLWIFQLRSAPKSSATPRFSTHGRGKVRLGSPPQLQTFKHLVTECVEDVSNKDGTETLMSKRAYGLFSQVVTYAPLMRGIQSITMDGTRAVASIKVPTPHVAADDSSAIALCDTVSIDTFIQVVGLLINSSDACIPNHVFVATGVESATLSNACDFTAADSWTVYAVFRSTSETTATGDVFVMTKNGTMALNVMDVAFTRLPIATLEKLLDTANSTPAAKKETAPKRLAAPAVPSRGAVPELEAADDHQADSSSDSEDGIATPPGELDDSGLRKMIAMYTGVSVDAIATQSTMADLGVDSLAAVEFAEDLRSQFGKEIESMDLLSSDLNTLSKLCLTSIPKPQTKTKLTKANIAQIPPVMPVPASNGGRKRLVQIVSDACGAPISDIKDSHTLRDLGVDSLASVELSSDLENAFSVHIDESDVHLDCTIAEICSYLGIGEASVEPSAATLIQTSTPSSAHANSTPAAPQGNANVTHQRVLQIISDACGAPFEAMGDGELLRDLGVDSLAAVELKSELEDAFDVQLDDDLLDLSISETVKSCGGTTGPVSLSPTPNKTAASPTLPPKIPDIKPPPIPADMGSPFDSLVSNENDYTTKARRCGFQDFGTMVAPRQDELMLAYIVEAIAELGIDLKGLSEGAPLPPLAYRSKHAYDRLMQRVWVILAKHGLVNTISMSYRVRGSAKCPQSTSAELLLNMQKDFPAYRCEFALMNLTGSQLGQCLAGKQDPIALMFKTQEAQAIMEDFYLNSPMLATATEMLVDTIVDTVSRSNINNPINILEVGAGFGGTTRKLVQRLDRLGRSVSYTFTDISPTLVSRALKVFANQYPWLQFQTWNMEHTPSNALSATGPFDIIIGTNCVHATQDRMSTLNRLKQLLHPSGFLVLSEVTEIVDWYDITYGLLDSWWSDKDGSYPLQPADAWMRCFKDAGFAVASYSQGPNADLSIQRLLIASMRRDIQAPHRTPLRPVMETVVYKTADGVDIHADVFFPKQPLASAMPIGGSL, from the exons ATGTCGTTCTTAAAACCTACACAAGCGGCATCGGTCGCCATATTTTGCCCACAAAGCAAAGCGCCAGATGAGGCATATCTTGACCAACTACGCACATTCTTTGTAAACCATTCCCAACTGCGCAAGCTAGCAGATGCTGTTCAACGACTTGACGAAACATGGAATATCCTCGCTGCCCGCAGACCCGACATCGCTGCTCTGCATCAGGGCCCCAAGTATCTTCGGGCGCTGCACAACTGGGTAGAAACGGGTGCTTCAAAACCTGTAGCGAATGCCATGTCTGGAATTCTTTCACTACCGCTATTGGTAGTCATCCAGACATGTCAGTATTTCCAATATCTGCGACTTGCGGGCTTGACACATGCCGAGTTTCTGCACGGACTCAAGACAGGAGGCGCACAGGGATATTGCGGTGGACTGCTACCGGCTATTGCTGTTGCATGTGCCAAGGACGAGGAAGAAGTGGTGAGCATGGCGGGGATTGCGATGCGTATCGCTCTCGCAGTGGGCGCGTACGGAGAATTGGGCGACGATGAGAATCTGCCTGGCCCAACAACGATCGTGCTTCGTCTTCGACATGAGGGTCAAGGCGAAGATATAGCGAGAAAGTTTGCTGGG GCGTATGTTTCTGCGGTCACAGACCCTAAGACCATAAGTATCGTCGGTCCCGTTCCCACCCTCGAGAAGGTTACTGCATACGCACGAGAGCTTGGATTGCAGGCGCAAGGCATGCATCTGAGGGGGAAGGTACACAACCCAGAAAATGCCGAGCTAGCAAGAGAGCTGTGTGAGTTGTGTGACGGACTGGAAAGTCTTACATTGCCGGGCTGTGAAGACCTCCAAGTTCCTGTATACTCCAACATCAATGGCCGGCAGTTACAGGACTGCTCCCTTACACACGAAGCCGTACTCACTATACTAGCATCCCGATGTGAGTGGTGGACGCTCCTCAACGAGCTTGCATCCGCACTCAAGTCTACGGGCGTCCAAGCACACACGTTCGCCATGTTCGGCATTGGCGATTGTGTACCATTGATGCCGTTTCATCAGGCGAGACTCAAAGTTTCCAAGATCGACATCCATCGCACCATTCGGGAAGCAGAGCTTAGGGAGTATACGTTTCCGGAAGACGCCATTGCAATTGTCGGTGCTGCGTGTCGATTGCCCGGTGCCAACAACCTGGAAGAGCTCTGGGATCTCATGGCAGGAGGGGTCTCCAAAGCAGAGGAAATTCGACCGGATCGTATCCCGCTGCATGCCAGCTTCAGAGCCTCGCAGGATCAGAAG TTCACCAGTCGGCGGAAGTTCTTTGGAAACTTTGTGGATGGGGTTGATGGATTTGACCACACTTTTTTCCGCACGAACCCCAAGGAGGCGGCCTACATGGATCCACAGCAGCGCATCCTACTGGAACTTGCGTACCAAGCCATGGACTCCAGCGGCTACCTGCGAACGCACAAGCGTGATAACGGTGACAACATAGGTTGTTTCATTGGTGCTTCTTTCAACGAATATCTCGACAACACTTCGGCGCATGCCCCCACGGCATACACTTCGACTGGCACTATTCGGGCCTTCCTCTGCGGCAAGATCAGTTACTACTTTGGCTGGAGTGGGCCAGCGGAAGTCATCGATACCGCATGCTCGGCTTCGCTTGTAGCCATCAACCGCGCATGCCGGGCAATCATGAGTGGTGAGTGTTCCATGGCGCTAGCAGGGGGTGTCAACATCATGTCTGGCATCAACAACTACATGGATTTGGGCAAGGCTGGTTTCCTTAGTCCAACTGGTCAGTGCAAACCTTTCGACAAGAACGCCGACGGGTACTGCCGCGCTGACGGCGCGGGACTCGTTGTGCTCAAGTCGCTGCGGCATGCGCGTGCCGATGGCGACCACATCCTCGGTGTCATTCCCGGCGTAGCAACAAATCAGGGCGGACTCTCAGCGTCGATCACTGTGCCTCACTCGCCGGCTCAGATGACACTTTACAGACGTATTCTCAAGCAAGCAGGCATGAAGGCGGAACAAGTGTCGTACGTCGAGTGCCACGGGACTGGCACGCAGGCAGGCGACCCGCTAGAGATAGCTTCGGTGCGCGAGGTGTTTTGCAGCGGTGACCGACAGGGAAACCTGAATGTTGGATCTCTCAAAGGCAATATCGGACACTGTGAGACAGCAGCTGGCGTGGCATCACTGCTCAAGGTGCTTGCCATGTTGCAGAAGCAGCGGATACCTCCTCTTGCTAGTTTCAAGAGTCTCAACCCCAAGATTCCTGCTTTGGCGCCTGACAAGATGGCCGTCGCGAAACAGGTAGAGGACTGGGATGCGCCTCTACGTGCCGCATGTGTCAACAGCTACGGTGCAGCCGGCAGCAATTCTGCGCTCCTCTGCGTAGAAATGAAGCGAGGCATTCTTGGTCCACTTGCAGACGGTGCGTCAACAGCCAAAGCATCGGCTTGGCCTATTGTCATCAGTGCGGCCAATAAAGACTCTTTGTCACGATACTGTCACGCCCTGGATGACCACCTAGGCAAAACCCCCAATCTGTCGCTCGGCGACCTGAGCTTCACACTCGCGGAGCGGAAACAGCGTCACCGCTTCCAACTTGTGGCGACAGTGTCTGACTTGAGCAGCCTCCGCAGAGTTCTGACAAGTCGTCAGCTCGAAGCAAGCATGATTGATGTCGTCAACACGACACGCCCCGTCGTGCTGGCCTTCGGTGGACAAAGTAAGCAGACAGTGGGGCTCGATAGGGGGCTCTATGAGAGCAGTCCCAGACTTCGAGCTTATATGCAGGAGTGCAACAGCATCCTCGTCGACATGGGCTACTCGAGCATCCTGCCCGCCGTCTTCTCTTCTGAGCCACTCGCGGACGTGGTCGTACTACAGACAGCGACATTTGCAGTGCAGTATGCGTCCGCGAAATGCTGGACAGACGCTGGAGTGCGTGTTGGGGCTGTGATCGGACACAGCTTTGGCGAGCTCACAGCCCTCGCCTTCTCCGGCGCTCTCAGCCTACGCAGTGGGTTGAAGATCGTTGCGGCACGCGCAAAACTCATGGCAACCAAGTGGGGTCAGGAGAGAGGTACTATGCTCGCCATCCATGCAGGCCGAGATGTCGTCGAGCAAGTGATCCGAAAGGTGGGTGGCAGCGAACTCGAGGTGGCGTGCTACAACGCCGTTGCAAGCCAAGTTGTTGTGGGCTCTGCTGCTGCCGTGGAGCGCGCTGAGACACTGCTTGCTAGCGATGCGCAGTTCGCCAGCGTGCGCAGCCAACGCGTCGATGTGTCGCATGGTTTCCATTCCAAGTTCACTGAGCCGCTATTGGATGAGCTCTCGACGGTGGCAGCATCTCTCGCCTTCAGCGAGCCAAAGATGGCGCTTGAGATGTGCGTATCGGATGAAAAAGCAAAACAGAGCATAGGACCGTCGCGAATTGCCCAGCATACACGCGAGCCCGTCTATTTTGTCGACGCCATCCGTCGCATCGAGGCACGCCTAGGCCCCCGCTGCGTATGGCTTGAGGCCGGCACCGATGCGCCCATCATACCCATGGTCAAGCGCGCTGTATCGCAGCCAGCAGAGCATATTTTCCTTGGAATGCGGTTTGCGGGTGCAAAGGATGCTGCCCAGGTGTTGCCGGATGTGACGACATCGCTCTGGCGTGAGGGACTGGATGTCTCCTTCTGGCCGTCTCTTGGCGGGCCAGCTGAGTCAGGGCTTAGTCATGTCTACCTACCGCCCTACGAGTTCGTCCGCACCTCTGCCTGGGTCGTCAACGTCGATCGGGCTCTCGAGGCTCGCGCCAACACAGACGCAAAAGCCACAGTCCAGCCAGACCCGCCCCGGTCGTTGCTCGTCACTCAGCAGCAGCCGGGCTCCCTGACCTTCACCGTCAACATCGACACCAAGCGCTTTGGCGACATCGTCAGCGGCCATGCAGTACGTGGTCGTCCATTATGTCCCGCCTCCATGTACATGGAGTGCGCCGTCATGGCTCTGCAATGCCATCTTGGCTCTCGTTTCGACAAGGCTTGCGCTTTGTCTTTCGAGAATCTCACCTTTGAACATCCTCTGGGCGTCGACCTGAGTCGTCATGTAGAAGTGGTACTGAGTGAGGCTGGTCAGTCTGGCCTGTGGATTTTTCAATTGCGCAGTGCGCCCAAGTCGTCCGCGACTCCCCGTTTCTCTACTCACGGCAGAGGCAAGGTCCGACTCGGTAGTCCTCCACAGCTGCAGACATTTAAACACCTCGTCACTGAGTGCGTTGAAGATGTCAGTAACAAAGACGGAACTGAAACGCTCATGTCCAAGCGCGCCTATGGCCTGTTCTCCCAGGTTGTCACCTACGCGCCCCTTATGCGCGGTATTCAGTCCATCACCATGGACGGCACTCGAGCCGTTGCCAGCATCAAAGTCCCAACCCCTCACGTTGCTGCCGATGACAGCTCTGCCATTGCGCTTTGTGACACCGTCTCCATAGACACCTTCATTCAGGTTGTTGGTCTTCTCATTAACAGCAGTGACGCTTGCATTCCCAATCATGTCTTCGTTGCTACTGGCGTAGAAAGCGCCACGTTGTCCAACGCCTGCGATTTCACTGCCGCCGATTCCTGGACTGTCTACGCTGTGTTCCGATCCACGAGCGAGACAACAGCCACGGGTGATGTCTTCGTTATGACCAAGAACGGCACTATGGCTCTGAATGTTATGGATGTTGCCTTCACCCGACTGCCCATTGCAACGCTTGAGAAGCTCCTCGACACGGCAAACTCGACGCCTGCTGCCAAGAAGGAAACTGCACCCAAACGTCTTGCTGCGCCTGCAGTTCCAAGCCGCGGCGCTGTGCCCGAGTTGGAAGCTGCAGACGATCATCAAGCAGACAGTTCTTCTGATAGTGAAGACGGGATCGCTACCCCGCCTGGCGAGCTAGATGACAGCGGCCTTCGTAAGATGATTGCCATGTACACCGGCGTATCAGTTGATGCTATTGCTACCCAGTCCACTATGGCGGACTTGGGTGTCGACTCTCTTGCCGCTGTTGAGTTCGCTGAGGATCTACGCTCGCAGTTTGGCAAAGAAATTGAGTCGATGGATCTTCTATCAAGCGACCTCAATACCTTGTCTAAGCTCTGTCTGACTTCCATTCCCAAGCCACAGACTAAGACCAAGTTGACCAAAGCCAATATTGCTCAGATACCTCCAGTTATGCCGGTGCCTGCAAGCAACGGCGGTCGAAAACGCCTCGTTCAAATCGTTTCAGATGCTTGTGGCGCCCCCATATCGGATATCAAAGACTCACACACTCTCCGTGATCTTGGTGTTGACTCTTTGGCGTCGGTAGAGCTGAGCAGCGATCTCGAGAATGCATTTTCTGTCCATATAGACGAAAGTGACGTGCATCTCGACTGCACCATCGCTGAGATTTGCAGCTACCTAGGCATCGGAGAGGCGAGCGTAGAACCCTCGGCAGCCACACTGATCCAGACATCGACGCCTAGCTCGGCGCATGCCAATTCCACGCCGGCCGCTCCACAAGGCAATGCAAACGTGACCCACCAGCGCGTTCTCCAGATCATATCCGACGCATGCGGTGCCCCTTTCGAGGCTATGGGCGATGGTGAATTACTTCGCGACCTCGGTGTTGACTCATTGGCAGCGGTAGAGCTGAAGAGTGAGCTCGAGGATGCTTTTGACGTTCAGCTAGATGATGATCTACTAGATCTGTCCATATCCGAAACGGTCAAAAGCTGTGGAGGTACTACTGGGCCCGTCAGTCTTTCTCCAACCCCTAACAAGACGGCCGCTAGTCCGACCCTACCACCCAAAATCCCAGACATCAAGCCTCCACCAATCCCGGCCGATATGGGAAGTCCATTCGACTCTCTTGTGTCCAATGAGAATGACTACACTACCAAGGCAAGGAGATGTGGATTTCAAGACTTTGGAACTATGGTAGCTCCCCGACAAGACGAGCTCATGTTGGCTTATATTGTCGAAGCTATTGCGGAACTCGGCATTGACCTGAAAGGTCTGAGTGAGGGGGCCCCGTTGCCACCTCTGGCTTATCGAAGCAAGCATGCTTACGATCGGCTCATGCAAAGGGTTTGGGTCATTTTGGCAAAGCATGGACTGGTGAACACAATCAGCATGTCATATCGCGTGAGGGGATCCGCCAAGTGCCCGCAGAGTACTTCGGCCGAGCTTCTCCTGAACATGCAGAAGGACTTCCCCGCATATCGCTGCGAATTCGCCTTGATGAACTTGACTGGATCCCAGCTTGGTCAATGTCTTGCCGGAAAGCAGGATCCAATTGCTCTCATGTTCAAGACACAGGAGGCACAGGCTATCATGGAGGATTTCTATCTCAACTCTCCCATGCTTGCCACGGCTACAGAGATGCTTGTAGACACCATCGTCGATACTGTCTCTAGGTCCAATATCAACAACCCCATCAACATCCTCGAGGTTGGGGCTGGCTTTGGTGGAACAACAAGGAAGCTCGTGCAACGACTTGACCGCTTGGGTCGATCCGTTTCCTACACTTTCACTGACATCTCACCCACACTCGTCAGCCGTGCACTTAAGGTTTTCGCTAATCAGTATCCATGGCTGCAGTTTCAAACATGGAACATGGAACATACGCCTTCAAACGCCCTCTCTGCTACAGGACCTTTTGACATCATCATCGGCACCAATTGCGTTCACGCTACTCAGGACCGCATGTCTACACTCAATCGTCTAAAGCAATTGCTTCACCCGTCCGGCTTTCTCGTACTTTCAGAAGTCACAGAGATCGTAGACTGGTACGACATCACCTACGGCCTGCTTGACAGTTGGTGGTCCGACAAGGATGGCAGCTACCCTCTCCAACCCGCTGATGCTTGGATGCGATGCTTCAAGGATGCTGGATTTGCCGTCGCATCGTATTCTCAAGGCCCCAACGCAGATCTAAGCATACAGAGACTGCTCATTGCCAGCATGCGAAGAGACATACAAGCGCCGCACCGCACGCCCCTACGACCCGTAATGGAGACTGTAGTCTACAAGACGGCTGATGGCGTGGACATTCATGCAGACGTTTTCTTTCCAAAGCAGCCGCTCGCCAGCGCCATGCCCATCGGTGGGTCTCTCTGA
- a CDS encoding CypX, Cytochrome P450, whose protein sequence is MDRLHERYGNVVRVGPDELTTISSGAWRDLYLQRPQLPKDPHPQTPPLNGADSLFTANGSTHQRMRRTLLNGFNDRALRAQSPIIESHTDLFIQRLRLEAAKSADGIVDLAKFYGYAALDIISDLTYGESFHGLEGDNEHNWIMGFFLGAKFGAVRNHLSYFYPLDRIFGFLFLKLTAKIRARNWKYTADLVTKRLEMGDLGSTRSDFVSPIIGNINDTKEKGITRNELNTHSLAVTIAGSQLPTVALATATYLLLTHPVQLQRLLSEIRSSFQSEADINIATTADLPYLAAVIDETLRIHHPTPIHLPRIIPSGGLQVDNQWIPGNTVMGIAMHTAQTSPRNWTEPLAFHPERFLAPRHELYDARFDHDDKEAFKPFSIGTRNCIGGKVFLAEARILLARTLWNFDLSLAPGTRVNWMDQKAYLVFEPKPLCVSLVEKAL, encoded by the exons ATGGACAGGTTACATGAGCGCTATGGCAATGTTGTCCGCGTGGGCCCAGATGAACTGACAACTATCTCATCTGGAGCGTGGAGGGACTTGTACCTTCAACGACCACAGCTACCAAAGGACCCACATCCACAAACGCCGCCATTGAACGGCGCTGACTCGCTCTTCACGGCTAACGGCAGCACACATCAGCGTATGCGGAGGACACTCCTGAACGGATTCAACGACCGAGCTTTGCGGGCGCAATCTCCCATCATTGAATCACATACAGACCTGTTTATACAGCGATTGCGGCTCGAGGCAGCCAAGAGCGCAGACGGCATTGTCGATCTAGCCAAGTTCTATGGCTATGCAGCCCTCGACATCATTTCAGACCTGACATATGGCGAAAGCTTCCACGGACTTGAGGGCGACAACGAGCATAACTGGATCATGGGATTCTTCCTTGGCGCAAAGTTCGGCGCAGTGCGCAACCACCTCAGCTATTTTTACCCACTTGACCGAATCTTTGGTTTCCTGTTTTTGAAGCTCACTGCCAAGATCCGAGCGCGCAACTGGAAGTATACAGCCGACCTGGTGACGAAGCGCCTGGAAATGGGTGACCTGGGGTCGACGCGGTCCGATTTCGTCTCGCCAATCATAGGCAATATCAACGACACGAAGGAGAAGGGCATCACCCGCAACGAGCTCAACACTCATTCTCTAGCTGTAACCATTGCTGGCTCTCAATTGCCCACAGTTGCACTGGCCACGGCAACGTATTTGCTGTTGACCCATCCAGTTCAGCTGCAGCGCCTTCTATCTGAGATCCGGTCGTCCTTCCAGAGTGAAGCAGATATCAACATCGCGACAACGGCTGACCTGCCGTATTTAGCGGCCGTTATCGATGAAACGCTGCGAATCCATCACCCCACGCCGATACACTTGCCCCGAATTATTCCCTCGGGGGGATTGCAAGTCGACAATCAATGGATCCCCGGAAAC ACTGTCATGGGGATTGCTATGCACACCGCACAGACTTCGCCCCGCAATTGGACCGAACCGTTAGCCTTTCATCCAGAGCGTTTCCTGGCACCACGCCACGAATTATACGATGCCCGCTTTGACCATGACGATAAAGAGGCATTCAAACCCTTCTCCATTGGCACGCGTAATTGCATAGGCGGAAA AGTCTTTCTTGCAGAAGCACGTATCCTCCTTGCGCGTACGTTATGGAACTTTGATCTCAGCCTTGCACCCGGAACACGGGTCAACTGGATGGATCAAAAGGCCTATCTGGTCTTCGAGCCCAAGCCCCTTTGCGTTAGCCTGGTAGAGAAAGCGCTATGA
- a CDS encoding Peptidase-S9 multi-domain protein gives MIHGGGHMTLSRKAIRPAQTSFLLQNGLLPVSIDYRLCPEVNLIDGPIADTLDAYKWITTSLPKLARTKGILVDPERVVVIGWSSGGQLAMTTAWTTKSAGMKPPLAILSFYGPTDFESGDLDARRAEEYPERTMKMKNIINALPKKPLTQYDGNGTDNTGMGWVRPGDPRSELVLSLFKEGNGLPLLLNGLPRASNEQDSFEEDSEDSDSSDNDSEDEGDDIGTWLRAPDAERVAAISPLAQLRRGNYTVPTFIIHGTKDEIVPYHTAAAFVDALRAAGVEGQLLTVQGARHIHDVALKPDTKRWDETVAPGYEFLLQHLKR, from the coding sequence ATGATTCATGGTGGTGGGCATATGACGCTTTCCCGCAAGGCAATACGCCCCGCGCAGACCAGCTTTCTCCTTCAGAATGGCCTCCTTCCAGTGAGCATTGACTACCGTCTCTGCCCGGAAGTTAACCTCATCGACGGTCCTATCGCCGACACCCTGGATGCGTACAAGTGGATCACGACCTCCTTGCCCAAGTTGGCACGGACCAAGGGCATCTTGGTTGATCCGGAGCGGGTTGTGGTCATCGGCTGGTCGTCCGGAGGTCAGCTTGCCATGACAACTGCTTGGACAACCAAGTCCGCTGGCATGAAACCTCCACTTGCCATTCTAAGCTTCTATGGCCCCACGGACTTTGAGTCAGGGGATTTAGATGCGCGTAGAGCGGAGGAGTACCCAGAGAGGACCATGAAGATGAAGAATATCATCAACGCCCTGCCCAAGAAGCCACTCACTCAATACGATGGCAACGGCACTGACAATACTGGCATGGGTTGGGTTCGCCCCGGCGACCCACGCTCTGAACTCGTGCTGTCGCTCTTCAAGGAGGGTAACGGTCTTCCCCTTCTCCTGAACGGTCTGCCTAGAGCCAGCAACGAACAAGACAGTTTCGAAGAAGACTCGGAAGACTCTGATAGCTCAGACAATGACTCTGAAGATGAAGGAGATGATATTGGCACATGGCTTCGCGCTCCGGATGCTGAACGCGTCGCAGCCATCAGTCCGCTCGCACAGCTACGTCGCGGCAATTACACAGTCCCGACCTTTATCATCCATGGAACCAAGGACGAGATCGTCCCCTACCACACCGCCGCTGCTTTCGTCGATGCGCTACGTGCAGCTGGTGTTGAGGGACAGCTGCTCACTGTACAGGGAGCTAGGCATATCCATGACGTGGCGTTGAAACCGGATACCAAGCGTTGGGACGAGACAGTGGCTCCCGGTTATGAATTTCTTTTACAGCATTTGAAACGTTGA